A portion of the Melanotaenia boesemani isolate fMelBoe1 chromosome 2, fMelBoe1.pri, whole genome shotgun sequence genome contains these proteins:
- the LOC121649569 gene encoding uncharacterized protein LOC121649569 codes for MGQWCCVKGCRAKSHDKHGRKVGHEIRFFRFPTWKRGFGQQAEEITKRRRMAWVAAVRRMDITFNNISPFLRVCSRHFHKGQPAYEMMEADPDWAPSLQLGHTAVKPTNAARSARRSRWDQLRKDRLQAAEMRVNQDADADPGELQTKEGTSDAGEESGQLQTREETHRPGRERDQLITEDVTQTECNLCVLRRSEVNRLLEENRELQCELNVRRMSEGFFGEDDEKVKYYTGLPNLGTFMALFNFLLPLMPSKKKILTPFQMLLLTFMRLRLDLPPQHLAHLFHVSPKTVYRTFDEMVSVLHANLRHSIVWPDKNTLNCIKQKYKILTGTIPINTVLPCDREEGTMLDKVVTVCCALTNRCLDSSLPLFRT; via the exons ATGGGACAATGGTGTTGTGTGAAAGGCTGCCGTGCTAAGTCACACGACAAACATGGTAGAAAAGTTGGCcatgaaattagattttttcGGTTTCCCACCTGGaaaagaggctttggacagcaggcAGAGGAAATAACAAAGAGGCGTCGGATGGCATGGGTCGCAGCTGTGAGACGGATGGACATCACCTTCAACAACATATCTCCCTTCTTGCGTGTTTGCTCTCGGCATTTTCACAAAG gtcaaccagcttatgAAATGATGGAGGCTGACCCAGATTGGGCCCCATCCCTACAACTGGGACACACAGCTGTTAAACCCACAAACGCTGCGCGCTCTGCAAGGCGAAGTAGATGGGATCAGCTAAGGAAAGATAggctgcaagcagcagagatgaggGTAAACCAGGATGcagatgcagaccctggagagctacagaccaaGGAGGGGACAtctgatgctggagaggaaagtGGTCAGCTACAAACCAGAGAGGAGACACATAGGCCTGGAAGAGAacgtgatcagctgatcacagaggatGTGACCCAGACTGAATGTAACCTGTGTGTGCTCAGGCGTTCAGAAGTAAACCGCCTGTTGGAAGAAAACCgagagctgcagtgtgaactgaATGTGCGCAGGATGTCTGAAGGTTTCTTTGGAGAGGATGATGAAAAAGTAAAGTACTATACAGGTCTGCCAAACCTGGGAACCTTTATggcattatttaattttttgttgcctCTCATGcccagtaaaaagaaaattctcACTCCGTTTCAAATGCTTCTGTTAACATTCATGCGCCTTCGATTGGATCTGCCTCCACAACACTTAGCTCACCTGTTTCACGTTTCCCCAAAAACAGTGTACAGAACATTTGATGAAATGGTGTCAGTTTTACATGCGAACCTGAGGCATTCAATTGTATGGCcagataaaaacacactaaaCTGTATAAAGCAGAAGTATAAGATCTTAACAGGAACCATCCCCATAAACACGGTTCTTCCGTGTGATCGTGAAGAAGGCACAATGTTGGATAAGGTTGTCACTGTGTGCTGTGCCCTGACAAACCGTTGTCTTGACTCTTCTTTGCCTCTCTTCAGAACATAA
- the eif3g gene encoding eukaryotic translation initiation factor 3 subunit G isoform X1 → MPSIEYDDSKPSWADQVEEEGDEGTLPSPKETIKGNIKTVTEYKIDDDGKKFKIVRTFKIETRKASKAVARRKNWKKFGNSEFDAPGPNVATTTVSDDVFMTFISSKEDLNAQDQDEDPMNKLKGQKIVSCRICKGDHWTTRCPYKDTLGPMQKELAEQLGLSTGDKEKPAAEPEPVQPAQSKTGKYVPPSLRDGGTRRGESMQPNRRADDNATIRVTNLSEDTRETDLQELFRPFGSISRIYLAKDKNTGQSKGFAFISFHRREDAARAIAGVSGFGYDHLILNVEWAKPSNN, encoded by the exons ATGCCGTCGATTGAATACGACGA CTCAAAGCCCAGTTGGGCTGACCAAGTCGAGGAGGAAGGAGATGAAG GCACACTACCATCCCCAAAGGAAACCATAaaaggaaacattaaaacagtcacAGAATATAAAATTGATGATGATGGAAAGAAGTTCAAG atTGTGAGGACTTTCAAAATTGAGACAAGGAAAGCCTCAAAAGCTGTTGCTAGAAGAAAG AATTGGAAGAAATTTGGCAACTCTGAGTTTGATGCACCAGGTCCCAATGTTGCTACTACTACAGTCAGTGATGATGTCTTCATGACTTTCATTTCCAGCAAAGAG GATTTGAATGCCCAAGACCAGGATGAAGATCCCATGAACAAATTGAAAGGACAGAAGATTGTGTCTTGTCGTATTTGCAAAGGCGACCATTGGACCACCCGCTGTCCATACAAGGACACCCTGGGCCCCATGCAAAAGGAGCTGGCTGAACAGCTTGGACTTTCCACTGGAGACAAAGAGAAGCCAGCTG CAGAACCAGAGCCTGTGCAGCCAGCACAGAGCAAAACTGGGAAGTATGTGCCTCCGAGCCTGAGGGATGGAGGCACAAGGAGAGGAGAGTCCATGCAGCCTAACCGCAGAG CTGATGACAATGCTACCATTCGTGTGACCAACTTGTCTGAGGATACCCGTGAGACAGACTTGCAGGAGCTCTTTAGACCATTTGGCTCCATCTCGAGGATCTACCTGGCCAAAGACAAGAACACGGGACAGTCAAAG GGATTTGCCTTCATCAGTTTCCATCGCCGGGAGGATGCAGCCAGAGCCATCGCAGGAGTTTCAGGATTTGGATATGACCACCTTATTCTTAATGTTGAATGGGCCAA ACCATCAAACAACTGA
- the eif3g gene encoding eukaryotic translation initiation factor 3 subunit G isoform X2 has product MPSIEYDDSKPSWADQVEEEGDEGTLPSPKETIKGNIKTVTEYKIDDDGKKFKIVRTFKIETRKASKAVARRKNWKKFGNSEFDAPGPNVATTTVSDDVFMTFISSKEDLNAQDQDEDPMNKLKGQKIVSCRICKGDHWTTRCPYKDTLGPMQKELAEQLGLSTGDKEKPAEPEPVQPAQSKTGKYVPPSLRDGGTRRGESMQPNRRADDNATIRVTNLSEDTRETDLQELFRPFGSISRIYLAKDKNTGQSKGFAFISFHRREDAARAIAGVSGFGYDHLILNVEWAKPSNN; this is encoded by the exons ATGCCGTCGATTGAATACGACGA CTCAAAGCCCAGTTGGGCTGACCAAGTCGAGGAGGAAGGAGATGAAG GCACACTACCATCCCCAAAGGAAACCATAaaaggaaacattaaaacagtcacAGAATATAAAATTGATGATGATGGAAAGAAGTTCAAG atTGTGAGGACTTTCAAAATTGAGACAAGGAAAGCCTCAAAAGCTGTTGCTAGAAGAAAG AATTGGAAGAAATTTGGCAACTCTGAGTTTGATGCACCAGGTCCCAATGTTGCTACTACTACAGTCAGTGATGATGTCTTCATGACTTTCATTTCCAGCAAAGAG GATTTGAATGCCCAAGACCAGGATGAAGATCCCATGAACAAATTGAAAGGACAGAAGATTGTGTCTTGTCGTATTTGCAAAGGCGACCATTGGACCACCCGCTGTCCATACAAGGACACCCTGGGCCCCATGCAAAAGGAGCTGGCTGAACAGCTTGGACTTTCCACTGGAGACAAAGAGAAGCCAGCTG AACCAGAGCCTGTGCAGCCAGCACAGAGCAAAACTGGGAAGTATGTGCCTCCGAGCCTGAGGGATGGAGGCACAAGGAGAGGAGAGTCCATGCAGCCTAACCGCAGAG CTGATGACAATGCTACCATTCGTGTGACCAACTTGTCTGAGGATACCCGTGAGACAGACTTGCAGGAGCTCTTTAGACCATTTGGCTCCATCTCGAGGATCTACCTGGCCAAAGACAAGAACACGGGACAGTCAAAG GGATTTGCCTTCATCAGTTTCCATCGCCGGGAGGATGCAGCCAGAGCCATCGCAGGAGTTTCAGGATTTGGATATGACCACCTTATTCTTAATGTTGAATGGGCCAA ACCATCAAACAACTGA